The Chthoniobacterales bacterium genome segment CCTCCGCCAATATCGCGTCGCGCTGGTCGTCGCCGACACGGCCGGGAAATGGCCTTTCATGGAGGACATCACGAGCGACTTCGTCTATGTGCGATTGCACGGCGAGGAAGAGCTTTACGCCAGCGGCTACACCGAGGAATCGCTCGCCAACTGGGCGCACAAAATCGAGTCGTGGTCGAAGGGGAAAAACCCGGAAGGCGCGAAATTGTTTTCCTCGAAAGCTCCCAAGCAAAAGCAGGGCTGCGACGTTTACGTTTACTTCGACAACGACGTAAAAGTCCGCGCGCCGCACGATGCCATGTCACTCGCGCACCGTCTCGGCTTGGGCGACGCGCCGACGCCAATGCTCCGCACGGAGCGCATTGAAGAAATGCCACGGCTGCAATGGAAACAACCCCACCAGTGGGCGCGCACATAGCGATCTAACTCGAAAGCCGTGTTTGCCTTTTTCTCCAACAAACTCGGATGCCTCGGCTCCATCGTCGTGTCCCTCCTCGGCTCGTTGCTCCTCATCTTTCTGATGCGGAGCTGCCATGGCTAGGATGCGTCCTGACTCGCCCGTGGCGACGTGTGAAACGCGGCCTCTGTTTCTCGGCGGTCGTTGAGAAACGTATCGAGCAGCATCGCCAGCAGCCAGCCCCAGACAAGGTGCGCGACAATCATCAAACCGCTACGGCGCACGGGATGTTTTTCCGCCGGAGAAAGAATTCCCAGAGCGGGCAGGAGGCCGAAATAACTTGTCAGCCAGACCAGCATTCCAAAAATCAGACCGCGCGGAGCCGGTGCAATGGGCACTTTTGCATTCGCATAAAGGACGCCCGCAGCGCCGCCGTAGCCGAAGTGCGCCAGCCAGGCCACAGCCGAACGGGTGGGGGGAGTTAGAGGCATATCCGTGGTGATTTTCTCCGTGATCTCGCGCGGCGGCAGCGGGTATTTTTCCGACTGCGGCAAGCGCCGGTGCAGCGCGATCATTACTGCGCTCATCGGCCCGGTCGCACAGACGCCGCAGATCAGGCCGAGGAGCGAAGGGAGGAGTTTGGGTGCTTTCATTTCACGTGATAAACGAAATTGAAATTCGACCCGGCTGTAAATCGACGCGGACGGTTTCTCCGTCCTTGGCCTCACTCCAGCGGCGGAGCCATCGAATCGAGGTAGCTCTGGAGAATGATCACAGCGGCGACTTGGTCGATGACTTTGCGGCTGTTTTTGACCGTGCGCCCGGCGTCGTGGAGGGAGCGCTGCGCTTGCTGTGTGGTCATGCGTTCGTCCCAGAGAATGATGGGGATTTTCAGCGCGGGCTTCAATTTGTCGGCGAACTCGCGGATTTTCTCGGCGGCGGGGCCGTAAGTTCCATTCATATTGCGCGGGAGGCCGATGACGACGCGCTCGATTTTTTTCTCGGCAATGACCTCGCAGATTCGTCTGGAAGTCGCATTGAATTTCTCCCGGCCATTGAGCGTTTCCAGCGGGTGCGCGAGCATGCCGAGTTCGTCGGAAATGGCGAGTCCGATGCGGGCGTCGCCGTGATCAATGCCGAGGATTCTCACTGGAGTTCGGGTGGAATCTTTTTGATGAGAGTTTTGATCAGCTCGGCCTCGTGGCGATTGGCAATGAGGATGGCGTCGGCAGTTTCCACGATGACGAGATTC includes the following:
- the ruvX gene encoding Holliday junction resolvase RuvX — encoded protein: MRILGIDHGDARIGLAISDELGMLAHPLETLNGREKFNATSRRICEVIAEKKIERVVIGLPRNMNGTYGPAAEKIREFADKLKPALKIPIILWDERMTTQQAQRSLHDAGRTVKNSRKVIDQVAAVIILQSYLDSMAPPLE
- a CDS encoding DUF6789 family protein; its protein translation is MKAPKLLPSLLGLICGVCATGPMSAVMIALHRRLPQSEKYPLPPREITEKITTDMPLTPPTRSAVAWLAHFGYGGAAGVLYANAKVPIAPAPRGLIFGMLVWLTSYFGLLPALGILSPAEKHPVRRSGLMIVAHLVWGWLLAMLLDTFLNDRRETEAAFHTSPRASQDAS